One segment of Lytechinus variegatus isolate NC3 chromosome 13, Lvar_3.0, whole genome shotgun sequence DNA contains the following:
- the LOC121426669 gene encoding uncharacterized protein LOC121426669 codes for MSYRPGKVKKSCDILVIDDDTSAHITQIRARPGGVAFEVANNFDPIAKVADVKFSRGGVAFEIISDQSPLPAADNSEPSEMSLLSQPISTMSCTRHAKEGMAFEIDFSESEEQKQQLKTLSKVTSHIAKEGWSERGIIKETDDVWVANKVLAMNDNARRNKKRLASLKKAEEELDLMTATMTERALDSFHYILVKETCTKHSLLRRAQFKAWQKKMMQ; via the exons ATGTCATACCGACCAGGAAAGGTCAAGAAGAGCTGTGACATCCTCGTCATTG ACGATGATACTTCAGCACACATCACCCAAATCAGGGCACGCCCTGGGGGTGTGGCTTTTGAGGTTGCAAATAACTTTGACCCAATCGCAAAGGTAGCAGACGTCAAATTCAGCCGAGGGGGCGTGGCTTTCGAGATCATATCAGACCAATCTCCACTTCCGGCTGCAGATAATAGCGAGCCATCGGAGATGTCTCTCCTTAGTCAGCCAATCTCAACCATGAGCTGCACACGTCACGCAAAGGAAGGCATGGCTTTCGAGATCGACTTCAGCGAAAGCGAGGAGCAGAAGCAACAACTCAAGACTCTGAGCAAAGTGACGTCACACATTGCCAAAGAAGGGTGGAGTGAGCGTGGTATCATCAAAGAAACTGATGACGTATGGGTAGCAAACAAAGTTCTTGCAATGAAT gACAATGCAAGGAGGAACAAGAAACGTTTGGCTTCTCTGAAGAAGGCTGAGGAAGAGTTAGACCTGATGACAGCTACTATGACAGAGAGGGCCCTTGACAGCTTCCACTACATCCTGGTGAAGGAAACGTGCACAAAACACAGTCTTCTAAGGAGGGCCCAGTTCAAGGCCTGGCAGAAGAAGATGATGCAGTAG